A region of Moorena producens PAL-8-15-08-1 DNA encodes the following proteins:
- the nfi gene encoding deoxyribonuclease V (cleaves DNA at apurinic or apyrimidinic sites) has translation MEIQQRHPWPVNSEEAKAIQQQLQPEVISEDQLGEVQYVAGVDVGFEEDGAISQAAVAVLSFPDLQLRENAIASRPTTFPYVPGFLSFREVPVVLDALEKISIIPDLILCDGQGIAHPRRFGLACHLGVLTDIPTIGVAKSRFIGDHEELPENKGNCQPLSHDGEIIGAVVRTRTGVKPVYVSIGHRISLPTAIHYVLRCTSKYRLPETTRWADQLASKRS, from the coding sequence ATGGAGATCCAACAACGCCACCCTTGGCCAGTCAATAGTGAAGAAGCTAAAGCAATTCAACAACAACTACAACCTGAGGTAATTTCTGAAGATCAGTTGGGGGAAGTGCAGTATGTTGCGGGTGTAGATGTAGGTTTTGAGGAGGATGGCGCTATATCACAGGCAGCAGTAGCAGTTTTAAGCTTTCCCGACTTGCAGCTGAGGGAAAATGCGATCGCATCGAGACCCACTACCTTTCCCTATGTACCAGGCTTCCTATCATTCCGAGAAGTCCCTGTAGTACTGGATGCTTTGGAAAAAATTAGCATTATCCCTGACTTAATTTTGTGTGATGGTCAGGGCATTGCCCATCCTCGTCGCTTTGGTCTTGCCTGCCATCTGGGGGTACTGACAGATATTCCTACCATTGGTGTGGCTAAGTCCCGATTCATTGGTGATCATGAGGAATTGCCCGAAAACAAAGGTAATTGCCAACCGCTGAGCCATGATGGAGAAATCATTGGAGCCGTTGTGCGTACTCGGACTGGAGTCAAGCCAGTCTATGTTTCCATTGGTCATCGCATTAGCTTACCCACAGCAATTCATTATGTGTTGCGCTGCACATCTAAGTATCGATTACCAGAAACAACTCGCTGGGCAGATCAACTAGCATCAAAGAGAAGTTAG
- the ispD gene encoding 2-C-methyl-D-erythritol 4-phosphate cytidylyltransferase, which translates to MHLLIPAAGMGRRMGSDRNKLLLTLLGKPILAWTLLAAEKASSISWIGIIGQPYDSPEFKAILAELALSKPVELIEGGETRQESVYNGLQALPAEAERVLIHDGARCLATPELLARCAEVLIDCPGLIAAVPVKDTIKVVDEANLVQDTPDRKGLWAAQTPQGFEVKLLKQCHNQGRKAGWEVTDDAALFERCSLPVKIVEGEETNLKVTTPVDLAIAEFILRQRFDISETKSS; encoded by the coding sequence GTGCATTTATTAATTCCAGCAGCCGGAATGGGACGACGGATGGGGAGCGATCGCAATAAGCTTCTTTTAACACTTCTGGGTAAACCAATACTGGCTTGGACACTGCTAGCAGCAGAGAAAGCTAGTAGTATTAGCTGGATTGGGATCATCGGACAACCCTATGACTCCCCAGAGTTTAAAGCAATTCTAGCTGAACTTGCCCTATCTAAACCTGTGGAGTTGATTGAGGGGGGGGAAACACGGCAAGAATCTGTCTATAATGGCTTGCAGGCTTTACCAGCAGAAGCCGAAAGGGTGTTGATTCACGATGGTGCTAGATGCTTAGCTACCCCTGAGTTACTGGCACGGTGTGCCGAAGTCTTAATTGATTGTCCCGGTCTAATTGCCGCTGTGCCTGTTAAGGATACCATTAAAGTAGTGGATGAAGCCAATCTTGTTCAAGATACACCGGATCGGAAAGGATTGTGGGCAGCACAGACACCCCAGGGATTTGAGGTGAAGTTGTTGAAACAGTGCCATAACCAAGGACGTAAGGCTGGCTGGGAAGTTACGGATGATGCCGCTTTGTTTGAACGGTGCAGCTTGCCAGTAAAGATTGTGGAAGGGGAGGAGACGAATTTGAAGGTAACTACCCCAGTGGATTTAGCGATCGCAGAATTTATCTTGCGCCAGCGTTTTGATATCAGTGAGACCAAATCTAGTTAA
- a CDS encoding glycosyltransferase family 9 protein, giving the protein MRILALVPGGIGDQILFFPTLSQLKQYYPKAEIDVIVEPRAKGAYRVCQSVDEVLTFDFKDRNGLADFGNLLGVIRDREYDAAMTLGRRWSVGLLLWMTGIVRRIGYQAGSRDLFFTNPVPLKTEQYAAHMYHDLLLGFGINVPCQELAVRVPKSDIEWAEAQQQQLDIPEIGYILIHGGSSQLALSQGIDKIYPVEKWQQIVEDIRQKQPDLPIVLLKGPEDAEWCQAMMEYYRDLKVSAPEDIGKLAAMIAGANLMLCTDSAPMHLAVAVGTPTIALFGPTEAKKLLPVKEGVYGIQSPTGRIADIKPETVLEQIWGS; this is encoded by the coding sequence ATGAGAATACTAGCCCTTGTCCCTGGTGGAATTGGCGACCAAATCCTGTTCTTTCCCACCCTCTCACAACTAAAACAGTATTATCCCAAAGCTGAGATTGACGTTATTGTGGAACCGCGAGCCAAGGGGGCTTATCGGGTTTGTCAGTCAGTCGATGAAGTCCTAACCTTTGATTTTAAAGACCGCAATGGTCTCGCAGATTTTGGTAACTTGTTGGGAGTGATCCGCGATCGCGAGTACGATGCTGCGATGACCCTGGGACGTCGGTGGTCAGTTGGGCTGTTGCTCTGGATGACTGGTATTGTGCGTCGAATTGGTTACCAAGCTGGTTCAAGGGATTTGTTTTTTACCAACCCTGTGCCCCTAAAAACTGAGCAGTATGCTGCCCATATGTACCACGACTTACTACTAGGTTTCGGTATTAACGTTCCTTGTCAAGAACTCGCGGTTAGGGTTCCCAAATCAGATATTGAGTGGGCAGAAGCTCAACAGCAACAGCTAGACATTCCAGAAATTGGCTACATTCTTATTCATGGCGGTTCTAGTCAACTGGCTCTGTCCCAAGGAATTGATAAAATCTACCCAGTTGAGAAATGGCAGCAGATTGTTGAGGACATTCGCCAAAAACAACCCGATCTTCCCATTGTCTTGCTAAAAGGGCCAGAGGATGCAGAATGGTGCCAGGCTATGATGGAGTACTATCGTGACCTCAAAGTTAGTGCTCCAGAAGATATTGGTAAATTGGCAGCCATGATTGCTGGTGCTAATTTGATGCTGTGTACCGATAGTGCACCGATGCATCTAGCTGTAGCTGTTGGTACTCCTACCATTGCCTTGTTTGGTCCGACAGAAGCAAAAAAACTACTACCTGTCAAGGAGGGGGTATACGGTATTCAATCACCTACCGGTCGGATTGCTGATATCAAACCGGAAACTGTATTAGAGCAAATTTGGGGTAGCTAA